ATTAGTACCAGCGGTATAAGCATTTTCCCATATGAATCCAGCTTGACCCTCCAGTACGCACCCAGACCCATTCATAACAAAATTCCATCCATTCATTAAAAAGCCGAATTGTGTATCtattatattcatgtaaattattattatgatataatttcatatttaattgtcATTTTGAAGGATGAGTAATTTTTAAGccgttttcatattttaaactcgAGCTTAATTTGGTTACCACGTTCTTCTTAGCACACAACAATGgttatttaaagataacaaataCATAGTTATGGTTCCAATTATTTTCCTGTTACTATATTGTGATCAAAACTGTAATGATGCAGAAAAGATATAGAGTTTTAGACCATGCAGTTCCAGAAAAAATTAGTATCTCTATAtgtatgtgatattttattttaaaaaactgattacttgatatattatttcattatatttcccTATCTCTCATCAGGTATCCTGAAATAAAAGGTATCGTGTTAAAACTCGTTAAAATAAGCTATTTTTGAGTATaaatcaaatttagttttttaagaatatgtgaatacatttttaaagcaataacctAGAAGGATTAAttgttggttttgttttataaaatgcctttTTACCTGGTATCATCTTTAGATTCAAAACGAAAGACGTTCTATTTAACACAAGTGGTTGAGATGACACAGCCTTTTACACGTGCACTTACAAGTGTAGCTTGACAGGTCAAGGATTTGTCTGACATGTAGACATTCATATGCATGAAGCAGCATAAGTTACGTGGGATTATAGCTCAAATGCAAGCCTGTTTTCGGTAGTCTAACCCTACAATATAGTTCGCAATATGTTATTTTTGCTATGTTTATGTGTCGGATTGATTCTTCCCGTATCCATCTCACAGGTGTACAACTGTAGACCAGGTAGTAttttagagataaaatattttagtacattaaaaaaaatctgaattcACACTGTAGAAAAACATATATTgaaagctaaaaataaatttatttgttttattatttaagttttgaagaaaactatatttgatttttacttttaaacatctCTAGTATTCTGTcgatagttaatttaataatgttaaaaaagtttttttatcattttaaagagcCCTCTAACTCCATTCATTCAAAGATGTGAATAAAATATCATTCACTTACATTTTATAGCTTTCAATAACATGTCAAGATGTGCAGTGTAGCTTATATAATGGGAAAAGTGGGTGATTATTATAGACTATCAATAATAATGCCTCAACTTCATTTCATAGTTGACCTAATAAgtcaatattaatattgtgttaacaattttataatcaattatcATCCaaggttttaaaaccaaaacatgttttattgtttatatttatgtaaacatgtGGTTGTATATTCTAAGCTTGGCTGAAACCTTTGCCCActgctaatttttaattacatttataaatacctTATAACCAGTCAGCTGATATGAAATTGATTACCGCTTGAGAATAACTGCCTGAGCAACACTTTTTTTCAATCAGGTGTTTTATAATAAGCAAATATAATCTCATAAGATTGTCACAAAATGGCCCAGAAAAGCCAGCATAGCCTAGATCTGTGGATTAAAggagataaaaaagattaaaatgtagttttttttaagccAAGCTGGGtgtatttcaaatccacaaaTATCTAGTTTTGATAGAAGGGTTttctactaataaaaaattattattctaaatatacCACTACACAATTATTAGGGgttattttaaatacctttaatcaatataaataataaataaactcttaCTTTAGATTTAACATTCATAAGAGTACAAACCTAACTAAtgcttttaaagaaatataaataccaCATGCTGCTTTAAATAAGCTTTAATAAAATCTCCCTATAACTTGGTCGTTCTCAGGTACGAGTCCTGCCTCCAACCCCTACATAACATTGATACCAATCCGCCCCCCTGGCTGTGGGGCATGCCCTCCTGCCGACTGTAGGACTCTGCCTCCCATAGTCTGGGGCTTCTGCTGTGGCTGTGCTCTCCCTTTCGGTAAGATCCCAAGTAAAACTCATTGCTTTAAACTCTGGCATTAAATAGGTATACAATAAACTTGTCAATCACAaggtttacaaattaaaatatgtactcttttaaaataactaatgtcTGTAATGTTCCAGATCGTGTTCCGATAACGTTTCCCGCCAACTGTTATATCCACCTCTGTCTCCTCTGCTGTTCAACTACAACTATCTCATATCTCTAATGTTCCAGATCGTTTTTAAATAACGTGACCCGGCAAAATGTTACGTCTGCTCCTCTCTGCTCTGCTGTGTCACAACTACAACTCTTATATCTGTAACGTTACAGATCGTTTTCAAATAACGTGACCCGGCAACATGTTATGTCTGCCCCTCCCTGCTCCGCTGTGTCACGGACTACAACTATCTATCTCTGTAATGTTCCAGATCGTCTTCCTATAACTTTCTCAGCTAACATTTTATTCCCGCCTCTTTCTCCTCTGCAGTGTCACGACTACAACTATCTCATACCTGTAATGTTCCAGATCGTTTTCAAATAACGTGACCCGGCAAACATGTTATGTCTGCCCTCTCTGCTCTGCTGTGTCACGGGCTACAACTATCTATGTCTGTAATGTTCCAGATCGTATTCCTATAACTTTCTCAGCCAAAATTTTATTCATGCCTCTTTCTACAACTACAACTATATCCTATCTGCAATTTTTCAGATCGTGTTCCGATAACGTGTCCCGCCAACATGTTATGTCCGCCCCTGTCTCCTCTGCTGTGCCATGACTACAACTATCTCATGAACTGCTGTTGTTGACATTGGGGATTTCTTTTAGTACACTATAATTATTGGAAATAGTTACAgctattttaagtaattttcttcttttcaataatttattttatgaaaatttactttacaaaatattaaaatgtggaCAATATTTcacctaaatatattatataaaataaagttagcAACACTACCAAGTTACTCACCAGtcccctcaccccccccccctcgaTCACAACAGCACAATTCGGAGACTCTTTATCATTATATCTTCTGCTTCttcattttatcattatatttctcccattatatatttactatgtaCATCTATAACAAGATATTTAGCGCTGTAGACCATTGGTCTTTTGCCTTCATTTGTTagatgcatttatatatatatatgaaacatattacttatatttatgtatatatgaaacATCATAAAcacattcaaaatgtattatttaatggaTGAATAATGCAACCCGCTTTAAAATATCGCTCGTTATTTGTTTAAGATTTATTATCGGCAACGAACACTATTGTTTCCGGAGTATCCCATTTAGATATACCTAATAACAGGTTAGATATATCTAATAATAACATGCGGAGTCACAGTGTGGCTTTAAGAAATTCTCATAGGATAAACCAATAAAATCAAAGACACACCCCCCTCTATTTATTCCGCCCCCCTTTTCTGCCATATCACCACTtgctattggtggtggttcggcaGTCACATTTAAGCTGTTTGTCTCAAGATTAAATGGGAGAAatggcttcttagccctaattttgCATGGTAATCAAATCCATTACTTTACTTCACAATACGTTTAGTATTAAAAAGTACTATGCGGGCAAGCAACTACACAAACTTTTAAGCCTCACTTCATGTATTTGTGAAAACATAACTTTAGTAGGAACGTACAAGTGTTTAGAGATAACAGCAGATACCAATACCACAttgaaaaaaaacagaaaatgaatTTTTCGTGTATTGCTGTATTTCGtaggttaaataaatattgagaacACATATCAGAACACCTACGGAAACATAAATATCTTACGTCCAGTATGCATTGTTCAATTACATACATAAACgctgtttcatattttatttaaattccatataccgattctttgtttaaaggttatttttgacgatgcaaggattgtgaaggaaacagggtttttccggacatttgccatcgttcagtgaaacaagaaaacagtaacactacgtttcgagatctgcaatctgatctcttcttcaggtaaataactaacctaatacataattacaaactaggttaaaataaacaaatcttactacagcgttgtggcacgcctaagtcaggaatcacaacctacatgttgttgtcaacttcactaacactaaagacatgcacttaatacaaaactatacaaaacactaatcattaaaactaaactacggaatacaggtcacaatacgtcttcactcgtctacaaaccacctacgactgaccatagggactagccaatggcaatcgtgacggctggctaaaacaagatggcggaaatacaagggaaggggaacaggaatgggccctttcgttattattagttcatgcgagatgaacttcttaaaaccatattgtgactccgcattggtttattacaaatatccgatccgtttgatacttttggttttctctttagttcattttttagaattggcaaccaaagcagatctcgaaacgtagtgttactgttttcttgtttcactgaacgatggcaaatgtccggaaaaaccctGTTTCCATATACCGGACGTTCAAAAACGCTTTAGTCGCATAGAAAATAACGTATTGTGGACTCACCTAGTGCATTGATGTGTATAAACAACAGTTGCCTGGTGATTAGGCACGTAGTGAGGTGTTAATGTGTAACTGTTATGTCAATTTGGCAACACTTACGGTTATTTGATCATAGAAATGATGTTTTTAATCTTTCTATTTGCAGTGAAATCAGTAAACAACAGTTGCCTAGTGATTAGGCACATAGTGGTGTGTTAAATGTATAACTGTTATGTCAATTTGGCAACAGTTACGGTTGTTTGATAATAGAAATGATTTTTTGTATTCCTTCTATTTGCAGTGAAATCAGTAAACAACAGATGCGTAGTGATTAGGCACGTAGTGAGGTGTTAAGTGTGTAATTGTTCTGGTAATGTGATAACAGTTACGATTACTTGATAATAGAAGTGATGTTTTGTAATCCTTATACGTGCACTGAATTCTATAAACATCAGTTGCCTGATGATTAGGGACGCATTGATGTGTTACACGTGTAATAGACGTGGTGTTATGTAATCCTACTAAGTGCAGTGAAATCAGTACACAACAGTTTCCTGGTTATTAGGCACGCAGTGAGGTGTTAAATCTCTAATTGTTCCTGGTAATGTGGCAACAGTTACGATTGTTTGATATTATAGGTGATGTTATACCGACTATCACCTACTATGCAACACAAGTGTAGcacaagtaataatataatgagCCATATAAACTATACCGttatgtgatttataaaaatactgtaaaagaaaatagttaaaaaaaatttcaattttataaaattcaaatggtGTGCTGTTTCTTTAAAACATATCGCTTGAAGCAAATTCAGTACAAATTTCCTTTAACTTATATATAGACTATTTACTATTTAGGGTGAAAATGTATGAACCCCCTTAGCATAATACTATTAACggtatttaatttgaattaaaaaacacttaactTATGTAATACCCCATTTTTCTTATTTCAGATGTTAAACGTACAGTTATACAGTTTAACTTAtattaagaaaagtttttaaaacacatgccaACAAGtgttaaaatacatgtaaaaacattttgtattattagattTCTACTTTAATACTCTAACTTGGAGTGAACAAAgtccttttttatatttccctGTATTTCGGAAAATTATTGTATAGGGACTTATATTTAACAAAGGAAGAAACCCCTAAATTTACAGCATCACCTGAAATAAAGCACGCTTTAGATATTAGTATAaa
This genomic stretch from Homalodisca vitripennis isolate AUS2020 chromosome 6, UT_GWSS_2.1, whole genome shotgun sequence harbors:
- the LOC124365166 gene encoding uncharacterized protein LOC124365166 isoform X1, whose protein sequence is MLFLLCLCVGLILPVSISQVYNCRPGTSPASNPYITLIPIRPPGCGACPPADCRTLPPIVWGFCCGCALPFDRVPITCPANMLCPPLSPLLCHDYNYLMNCCC
- the LOC124365166 gene encoding uncharacterized protein LOC124365166 isoform X2; protein product: MLFLLCLCVGLILPVSISQVYNCRPGTSPASNPYITLIPIRPPGCGACPPADCRTLPPIVWGFCCGCALPFDRVPITCPANMLCPPPSPLLCHDYNYLMNCCC